The following DNA comes from Mycolicibacterium aromaticivorans JS19b1 = JCM 16368.
TTCCCGGATCGCGTGGAGCGGCTGGTGCTGTACGGGTCGTACCCGCACGGTGAGGAGCTGACGGCCCCCGGGGTCGGCGACGCGATCGTGGCGGCGGTACGCGCGCACTGGGGGCTCGGTTCGCGGATGCTCAGCGATATCTTCCTCGGCAGTGCCGAGGCGGGGGAGCATGAGGTTTTCGCGCGGCTGCAGCGCGAGTCGGCGTCCGCGGACACCGCCGCCGAACTGTTGAGCCTGGTGTACGGCTTCGATGTCCGCGCGCATCTTCCGCGGGTGCGCCGGCCGGCGACGGTCGTGCACCGGCGTGATGATCGCGCGGTCCCGTACCGGCTCGGACGCGAGGTCGCGGCCGCGATTCCCGGTGCGAAGTTCATTCCGCTGCAGGGGCAATCGCACTTTCCCTGGCACGGTGACGTCGATTCGGTCATTCGGGCCTGCCGCCAGGGGCTGAATCCCGATCAGACGGCGGAGCCCGATGCCGGCCATGAAGCCGTCCTGCTGTCACTGCGGGAACGCGAAATTCTCGGTTGCGTCGCACACGGTCTCGGCGATCGCGAGATCGCCGAGCACCTCCAGCTGAGCCCGCACACCGTGCACCGCCACGTCGCGAACATTCGCCGCAAATTGGGGGCGACGTCCCGGACGGCGGCGGTGGCGCAGGCGGCAAGACTCGGACTCGTTTAGCCGCTCAACGACGCACGGCTGCATTGTTCAGCTTGCTGATACGGCGCAGAGGTGGTGCATTCACCGACTCGTCATGGCGCCGCGTGGAGATGTATCCGATTCCGGCATCGCAATGTCGGCTCACCAGCTTCAACGCGGAGGCGTGCGGTGTTTGTTGCAGACGGCCCGACAGGTTGGGGGTCAAGTCTTGGCCTGGTGCACATTTCGTTGATGCACGAGCCGATCCCGGTGGTGCTGCAGGCGGCCGCCGGAGCCGCACTGATCGTGGCGATCGGAGCCCGGTCGCGCAAGTGGTGGCTGCTCTGGGGTCCGGCCGCGGTGCTGTGCGGTTCCCTCCTGGCGCTGTGGGCGTATGCACTGATCTCGACAGAGGGCGTTGCCGGCGAGCCGGCGCCCGTCGCGTTTTGGGGCTGGCTCGCGATTACCGGTGCGGCCGCTCTGGTGCTGCTGGCCGGCTGGCAGGGCATCCGCTGGTGGCGGCGTGTGGTTTCCGTGCTTGCGGTACCGCTGGCGGCGCTGTGTGCCGGCCAATCATTAAACGCGTGGCTGGGCTACGTTCCCACCGTCGGTGCAGCGTGGACCCAGTTGTTCGCCGCGGCACTGCCCGGCCAGACCGACGCGGCCACCGTCACCGCCATGCAACGAGCGGGCAAGCTACCTCCCAAAGGCGTTGTGGTGTCGGTGATGATCGATACCGGTGCGGTGAAATTCAAGCACCGCAATGAGTTGGTATACCTTCCGCCGGCCTGGTTCATCAGCAACCCGCCGCCGCGCCTTCCGGCTGTCATGATGATCGGCGGCGAATTCAACACCCCGACCGACTGGATCCTCGCCGGTGACGCGGTTGCCACGCTGGACGACTATGCGGCACAACATGGCGGCAACGCGCCGGTCGCGGTGTTCGTCGACTCCGGTGGCGCGTTCAACATCGACACGGAATGCGTCGATGGACCGCGTGGTGATGCCGCAACGCATCTGGCTCAGGAAGTGCCCCCGTTCATGGCGTCGCACTTTGGTGTCAGCCCCGATCCAGCCGATTGGGCGATCGTGGGATTCTCGGCAGGCGGTACGTGCGCAATCGATTTGACCGTGATGCATCCCGAACGGTTCAGGACCTTCGTCGACATCGCCGGCGACATGGGGCCGAACAGCGGCAACAAAGCGCAGACCGTGTCGCGGCTCTTCGGTGGGAGCGTGAGCGCGTGGGACGCATTCGACCCCGCCACCGTGATGGCAAACCACGGTCGATACGAGGGAGTCGCCGCATTATTCACGGTCTCTGGTGCACGCGTCGACGCCGGCGGCGGGGTCACCGGCGCGAACGAGAACGAACGCAGCGTCGCGAACAGGCTCTGCGACCTCGGGCGCACACAGAACATCCGGTGCGCGGTCGAGGCCTACCCCGGCAAGCACGACTGGCCGTTCGCCGGGCGGTCATTCGCCGCCGCTCTGCAGTGGCTGGCGGCGTGCATTCACATCCGCGGCTCCCGGCCGGCGGAATCGGCGCAGCGATCCTGCAGCGTTCGCTGAGTCTCAGTGCGGGGGCAGAAACACGTCATTGAGCGTGACGGTGCGCAGGTGGCGCGCGCGAATGATGTCGACGAGCTGACCGTAGACATGGGTCACCGGCGCATGGTTGAGATGGCCCAGCACGATCATCTGCGGTGTGAAGTACTGGTTGGCCATCGTGACGATGTAGTCCTCGGTGATGACTGTGGAGTCGGCCAGGGATCCCGACCACAACGTCGGGACGGTGTAGCCGAGGTCGGCGGCGACCGCGTCCACCGACGTGTTGTGCTTGCCGTAGGGGGGACGGAAATACGGCGCGGTGTTGACGCCGTAGGTGTCTTTGACGAAGCGGTCGTTGCGGGTGAGTTCGTCGCGGATTCTCGACCTGGACACCGTGGTGAGGTCGGGGTGCGACCAGGTGTGGTTGCCGAGCTGAATCTGCCCGGAGTCGACCAGCGGACGTAGCTCGTCTCGGTTCTCGGTCCAGGACCGGTACACCCCGTTGAGGAAGAACGTCAGCCGAACCCCGGTGTCCCGGGCGAAGTGGATGTAGTCCCGCACCACCTCGCTACTCACGCCGTCATCGACGGTGAGGGCCATGGTGTCGTCGTTGGCGGGTAGACGGCTGAGCACTCCGTTGGCGGGTAGGCGGACGCGGTGGCGAGGATCAGGTGGCGGTAGGATTCGCGGTGACTGTGGGGGTGACAGAGCCGGCTTGGCCGTCGTCCCCGCAAGCGCCGACGATGAATGCGACGGGGCCGGTTGACCGGCGAGCGCGTGTTGTGGGCGGTCGTAGATCCAGTCGGCGGCGGTAACTGCGCCACCGGCGACCACCGTCGCGGCGAGCAACAGCATTCGGCGCCGGCTCACCTCGCCTCTGTCCACCTCGTCATCACCGCCTGTACGCGCTGAGCGCCGCCCCGCGCGGCGGCGTGCACGTTAGCAGGCCCAGATAAACAATCCGCCTGGGTCACGGCGTTCGCAGCGGCCATTTCTGCAGCAGGCCCTCCACGCGGTCGGCGCCGTGTCGCACCCCGCCGGTGGCCTCGAACCCGGCTGCCACCCTGGCCGCACCCGCACCCATCGTCATCGCTTCTTCGACGGCTGAGCGCAGGCGTTGTCTGGTGAGCCGGCGGGCCGGTAAGCGCGTCCCGCACCGAGCGATCTCGACCCGGCGCGCCACTTCGAACTGGTCGCGCCCGAACGGCACCACGCAGACCGGAATTCCACGGGCCAAAGCCTTTTGCGTGATGCCCATCCCGCCGTGGGTGATGACGCACACGGTACGGTCCAGGATCGCCGAGTGCGCGGTGAAGCGCGACAGGGTCGCGCCGGGGCGTTGCCGCACATCGACGTTCCCGCCGCCGGGCAGTGTCGCCACCACGTGCACCGGCAGTCCTTCCAGTGCGTCGATGGCGGTGCCGACCAGTTCGTTGTCGGCCT
Coding sequences within:
- a CDS encoding alpha/beta fold hydrolase; translated protein: MLEKSEIRFLPIGERRLAYEVRGDGPPLVAPAWWISHLELDWRNPGVRRFWEGVADGYTLIRYDRLGAGMSDRDVRQLDRSLDSEVATLRALVDELGLDRVSLIGGSSGSCTATAFAAAFPDRVERLVLYGSYPHGEELTAPGVGDAIVAAVRAHWGLGSRMLSDIFLGSAEAGEHEVFARLQRESASADTAAELLSLVYGFDVRAHLPRVRRPATVVHRRDDRAVPYRLGREVAAAIPGAKFIPLQGQSHFPWHGDVDSVIRACRQGLNPDQTAEPDAGHEAVLLSLREREILGCVAHGLGDREIAEHLQLSPHTVHRHVANIRRKLGATSRTAAVAQAARLGLV
- a CDS encoding alpha/beta hydrolase; translated protein: MHEPIPVVLQAAAGAALIVAIGARSRKWWLLWGPAAVLCGSLLALWAYALISTEGVAGEPAPVAFWGWLAITGAAALVLLAGWQGIRWWRRVVSVLAVPLAALCAGQSLNAWLGYVPTVGAAWTQLFAAALPGQTDAATVTAMQRAGKLPPKGVVVSVMIDTGAVKFKHRNELVYLPPAWFISNPPPRLPAVMMIGGEFNTPTDWILAGDAVATLDDYAAQHGGNAPVAVFVDSGGAFNIDTECVDGPRGDAATHLAQEVPPFMASHFGVSPDPADWAIVGFSAGGTCAIDLTVMHPERFRTFVDIAGDMGPNSGNKAQTVSRLFGGSVSAWDAFDPATVMANHGRYEGVAALFTVSGARVDAGGGVTGANENERSVANRLCDLGRTQNIRCAVEAYPGKHDWPFAGRSFAAALQWLAACIHIRGSRPAESAQRSCSVR
- a CDS encoding polysaccharide deacetylase family protein, encoding MSRRRMLLLAATVVAGGAVTAADWIYDRPQHALAGQPAPSHSSSALAGTTAKPALSPPQSPRILPPPDPRHRVRLPANGVLSRLPANDDTMALTVDDGVSSEVVRDYIHFARDTGVRLTFFLNGVYRSWTENRDELRPLVDSGQIQLGNHTWSHPDLTTVSRSRIRDELTRNDRFVKDTYGVNTAPYFRPPYGKHNTSVDAVAADLGYTVPTLWSGSLADSTVITEDYIVTMANQYFTPQMIVLGHLNHAPVTHVYGQLVDIIRARHLRTVTLNDVFLPPH